One stretch of Meriones unguiculatus strain TT.TT164.6M chromosome 7, Bangor_MerUng_6.1, whole genome shotgun sequence DNA includes these proteins:
- the Ccdc92b gene encoding coiled-coil domain-containing 92B has translation MDTVSLEHQIQSVQRHISFLKKEQMALLRDLHLEILRLQKRCSELTHDLEMREVQAHQQEEASQELESKCRALESQLEARAAANAELRREVAQREALVSALRCSLRSEERRFLEELRRRSHRATVLGTELQKHTEAAAYLSCQLHAARQRLQAPRSGAAAAEPRPRRRTQRARRPPEAAAKGPGRDWATWEDADPMPDPALFLYPRRPPRPSPRGPRPVPRQELPDQGAPHPLPHQEPGDQCGQHPGPSESPGSTPGAPGDPE, from the exons ATGGATACCGTGTCCCTGGAGCATCAGATCCAGAGCGTGCAACGCCACATCAGCTTCCTAAAAAAGGAGCAGATGGCCCTGCTTCGAGACCTACACCTGGAGATCCTGAGGCTGCAGAAACGCTGCTCAG AACTGACCCATGAcctggagatgagagaggtccaggcGCACCAGCAAG AGGAGGCGTCTCAGGAGCTGGAGAGCAAGTGTCGCGCGCTCGAGTCGCAGCTGGAGGCGCGGGCGGCGGCCAACGCGGAGCTGCGGCGGGAGGTAGCGCAGCGGGAGGCGCTGGTGTCCGCGCTGCGCTGCAGCCTGCGTTCGGAGGAGCGCCGCTTTCTGGAGGAGCTGAGGCGCCGCAGCCACCGCGCCACGGTGCTGGGCACCGAGCTGCAGAAGCACACGGAGGCGGCCGCCTACCTCTCCTGCCAGCTGCATGCCGCACGCCAGAGACTGCAGGCCCCGCGCTCCGGAGCCGCTGCCGCCGAACCTCGGCCCCGCCGGCGCACGCAACGGGCCCGCCGCCCTCCCGAGGCGGCCGCCAAGGGGCCGGGCCGGGACTGGGCGACCTGGGAAGACGCCGATCCCATGCCGGACCCCGCGCTCTTCCTCTACCCGCGGAGGCCACCGCGGCCCAGCCCCCGAGGCCCGCGTCCTGTGCCACGCCAGGAGCTGCCGGACCAAGGCGCCCCACACCCTCTACCACACCAGGAGCCCGGGGACCAATGTGGCCAGCACCCGGGACCCAGCGAGAGCCCAGGCTCCACGCCCGGCGCCCCAGGGGATCCTGAGTAG